From the genome of Opitutaceae bacterium, one region includes:
- a CDS encoding Cof-type HAD-IIB family hydrolase, whose protein sequence is MQRRFPEPFRLAAVDVDGTLVGPALEISDANRRAIGRLQKAGIEVVLASGRHYETLKSFAEALPGVRWMVSSQGGEVSNIDRAHVLDRVFLEAGQTDQIISLGRKLGYNLALYTERGILVDNDADTKKLYASFAGRPPQFTIDQWRDERLLKIVWIGEEPSIASVGDHPAVKAIDVERVHTHRQLFEFSPHGVSKATGLASLCAHLGYRAEQTLAFGDAENDLPMFSWAGLSVAMPHGWPKALRSAGIVGPAGEEETALARAIDSLFDRRGQP, encoded by the coding sequence GTGCAGAGAAGATTTCCCGAGCCTTTCCGTCTTGCGGCTGTTGACGTCGATGGAACCCTTGTCGGCCCCGCGCTCGAAATCAGCGACGCCAACCGGCGGGCGATCGGGCGCCTTCAGAAGGCCGGCATCGAGGTGGTCCTGGCTTCCGGCCGGCACTACGAGACGCTGAAATCATTCGCGGAGGCACTGCCCGGGGTGCGCTGGATGGTGTCATCCCAGGGGGGAGAGGTATCCAATATCGACCGGGCTCATGTTCTGGACAGGGTCTTCCTTGAGGCGGGGCAGACGGATCAAATCATCTCCCTTGGCAGGAAACTCGGCTACAATCTCGCGCTCTACACAGAGCGCGGAATCCTTGTGGACAACGATGCGGACACGAAAAAGCTTTATGCAAGCTTTGCGGGGCGGCCTCCCCAATTCACGATTGACCAGTGGCGGGACGAGCGCCTGCTCAAGATTGTGTGGATTGGCGAGGAGCCCAGCATTGCCTCGGTCGGCGACCATCCCGCCGTGAAGGCGATTGATGTCGAGCGCGTGCACACGCACCGCCAGCTTTTTGAATTTTCACCCCATGGCGTGAGCAAGGCGACCGGGCTGGCATCGCTCTGCGCGCATCTGGGATATCGCGCGGAACAGACTCTCGCGTTTGGTGATGCGGAGAATGACCTGCCGATGTTTTCCTGGGCGGGTCTGTCAGTTGCCATGCCGCACGGCTGGCCGAAGGCGCTCCGCAGCGCAGGCATTGTCGGGCCCGCGGGTGAGGAGGAAACGGCTCTGGCGCGCGCGATTGACTCCCTGTTTGACCGGCGCGGGCAGCCTTGA
- a CDS encoding ROK family protein, with protein sequence MIIWGIDLGGTKVEGAVLDTAHPDKPIARLRRPTESHLGYEHIVGQIKRVVEDLEKQTGRRRPAAVGFGTPGTMEPSTGAMKNCNTTCLNGRKLRDDLTATLGIEARLANDANCFALAEATLGVARGRQVVMGLILGTGVGGGIVVNGRVLNGCHGIAGEWGHNPIMGERTPCYCGRAGCVETVIAGPSLERHYCEATGRKLNLREIEEQSRKGDAAATATLERLRAKFGESIAAVINILDPDAIVIGGGVGNLDLLYTEETRRAVVRHLFNPEVRTEFLKPELGDSAGVFGAAMLTGEVGG encoded by the coding sequence ATGATCATTTGGGGCATCGATTTGGGTGGCACTAAAGTCGAGGGTGCGGTTCTTGACACCGCACATCCGGACAAACCGATCGCGCGCCTTCGACGTCCGACGGAATCCCATCTCGGCTACGAACACATTGTCGGGCAGATCAAACGGGTCGTCGAGGATCTGGAGAAGCAGACTGGCAGGCGCCGGCCGGCAGCCGTTGGATTCGGCACTCCTGGGACGATGGAGCCGTCGACCGGTGCGATGAAAAACTGCAATACGACCTGCCTGAATGGGCGGAAGCTGCGCGACGATCTTACAGCGACACTGGGAATCGAGGCGCGTCTGGCGAATGACGCGAACTGTTTTGCGCTGGCGGAGGCGACGCTCGGTGTGGCGAGAGGACGCCAGGTCGTCATGGGTCTCATACTCGGGACGGGTGTTGGTGGCGGCATTGTCGTCAATGGACGGGTGCTGAACGGCTGCCACGGCATCGCCGGTGAATGGGGGCACAACCCAATCATGGGTGAGCGCACACCCTGCTATTGCGGGCGTGCGGGTTGTGTTGAAACCGTCATAGCCGGCCCCTCGCTTGAGCGGCACTATTGCGAGGCAACCGGGCGGAAGCTGAACCTGCGCGAGATTGAGGAGCAGTCCAGAAAGGGTGACGCTGCGGCGACAGCCACGCTCGAGCGCCTGCGCGCGAAATTTGGCGAGTCGATTGCCGCGGTGATCAACATCCTCGATCCGGATGCGATTGTGATTGGTGGCGGAGTGGGAAATCTCGATCTGCTCTACACCGAGGAGACGCGCCGGGCGGTGGTGCGGCACCTGTTCAATCCAGAGGTGCGAACAGAGTTTCTAAAGCCGGAGCTCGGTGATAGCGCTGGAGTCTTCGGGGCCGCCATGTTGACCGGCGAGGTGGGCGGTTAG
- a CDS encoding NAD(P)-dependent oxidoreductase: MATSHSIGFIGTGVMGCSMARHLMAAGHSLHVFNRTKHKAQPLLDLGARWHDDPSTIGPNVDAVITMLGFPSDVERIYLGENGLVRTAKPGSLLIDMTTSSPTLAKRLAADAAIRNVDVLDAPVSGGDLGAREARLVIMVGGGESAFNRAMPWFQAMGKNIRRHGGPGAGQHCKLANQIAVAAGMIAWVEALAYARKAGLAPASVLESISGGAAGSWAMTNLAPRALAGNYAPGFYVKHFIKDIGLALESAALLNLDLPGLACAKRLYDEVSLRGWEDSGTQALFKLYAEAA; the protein is encoded by the coding sequence ATGGCGACTTCACATTCAATCGGTTTTATCGGCACGGGTGTCATGGGTTGCAGCATGGCGCGGCATCTCATGGCCGCTGGTCACTCGCTGCACGTCTTCAATCGCACCAAACACAAGGCGCAGCCCCTTCTCGATCTCGGAGCGCGCTGGCATGATGATCCGTCAACCATCGGGCCGAACGTCGACGCGGTCATCACCATGCTCGGCTTTCCATCCGATGTTGAGCGGATTTATCTGGGAGAAAACGGCCTCGTCCGGACGGCAAAGCCAGGATCGCTTCTGATCGACATGACGACATCCAGCCCGACGCTGGCGAAGCGCCTCGCGGCTGATGCTGCGATCCGGAATGTCGACGTGCTGGATGCGCCTGTTTCAGGCGGAGACCTCGGCGCAAGGGAGGCTCGCCTCGTCATCATGGTCGGCGGCGGGGAGTCCGCTTTCAATCGCGCGATGCCATGGTTTCAGGCGATGGGAAAAAACATCCGGCGACACGGAGGCCCTGGCGCCGGACAGCATTGCAAGCTCGCCAATCAGATCGCCGTGGCAGCCGGCATGATCGCGTGGGTTGAGGCGCTCGCCTATGCGCGAAAGGCCGGCCTGGCTCCCGCCTCCGTTCTGGAAAGCATCAGCGGCGGTGCAGCCGGCAGTTGGGCGATGACCAACCTCGCGCCGCGGGCGCTGGCGGGAAACTACGCTCCGGGGTTCTATGTGAAGCACTTCATCAAGGACATCGGGCTCGCCCTTGAAAGCGCGGCGCTGTTGAACTTGGATCTTCCCGGACTCGCCTGCGCCAAAAGACTGTATGACGAGGTCTCGCTCCGGGGCTGGGAGGATTCCGGCACTCAGGCGCTCTTCAAGCTCTACGCGGAAGCCGCGTGA
- the asnS gene encoding asparagine--tRNA ligase, whose amino-acid sequence MQRTLVKDALHSPAQIEAILLQGWVRTRRDARAFSFLEINDGSCLKSLQVIVDASLPGYDQIARATTGASIEVRGRLVPSQGQGQQWEVVASSFAILGEADSTYPLQKKGHTLEFLRDIAHLRPRSNLFGAVFRVRSRLAYAIHQFFQERSFVYVHTPIITASDCEGAGELFRVTTLDPQNPPANPDHTVDFSKDFFAKRTYLTVSGQLEAEVFACALSNVYTFGPTFRAENSHTSRHASEFWMIEPEMAFCGLDGNMDLAEEFVKHLIRDALTHCAPDLEFFGKFVDKDLLSRLDFVLQRPFQRCTYTEAIDILARSGRTWEHSVSWGSNLQSEHERYLAEEHFKCPVTLYDYPRTLKPFYMRVNDDGRTVRAMDLLVPGIGEIIGGSQREERLEVLRENMERHHLSEKEYSWYVDLRRYGSVPHSGFGLGFERMLMFVTGVANIRDVIPFARTPGSAGF is encoded by the coding sequence ATGCAACGCACGCTTGTCAAGGACGCCCTCCACTCCCCGGCCCAGATCGAAGCCATTCTGCTTCAGGGATGGGTGCGAACGCGGCGGGACGCCAGGGCATTCTCATTCCTCGAGATCAACGATGGATCCTGCCTGAAGAGCCTCCAGGTCATTGTTGATGCATCGCTCCCTGGTTACGACCAGATCGCCCGCGCGACAACCGGCGCTTCGATCGAGGTGCGCGGCCGTCTTGTCCCTTCCCAGGGACAGGGACAGCAATGGGAGGTTGTCGCATCCTCCTTTGCAATTCTGGGTGAGGCTGACTCCACCTATCCGCTGCAAAAGAAAGGGCACACGCTGGAGTTTCTTCGCGACATCGCCCACCTGCGTCCGCGGTCGAATCTTTTCGGTGCAGTCTTCCGCGTGAGAAGCCGGCTTGCCTACGCCATTCACCAGTTTTTCCAGGAGAGGTCGTTCGTCTACGTGCACACACCGATCATCACCGCGAGCGATTGCGAGGGCGCGGGAGAGCTCTTTCGTGTCACCACGCTCGATCCACAGAACCCGCCCGCGAACCCCGATCACACCGTCGATTTCTCCAAGGACTTTTTTGCGAAAAGAACCTACCTCACGGTGTCAGGTCAGCTGGAGGCCGAGGTCTTTGCGTGCGCATTGTCCAATGTCTACACGTTTGGTCCGACTTTCCGCGCCGAGAATTCCCACACATCCCGTCACGCCTCGGAGTTCTGGATGATAGAGCCGGAAATGGCGTTCTGCGGACTCGACGGCAACATGGACCTGGCTGAGGAGTTCGTGAAACACCTCATCCGTGATGCGCTAACCCACTGCGCGCCCGACCTCGAGTTTTTCGGCAAGTTTGTGGACAAGGACCTGCTGTCGCGCCTTGATTTCGTTCTGCAGCGACCGTTTCAGCGCTGCACTTACACCGAGGCAATCGACATCCTCGCCCGCAGCGGGCGAACCTGGGAGCATTCCGTCTCCTGGGGCTCGAACCTGCAGTCAGAGCACGAGCGTTATCTCGCGGAAGAGCATTTCAAGTGTCCGGTGACGCTCTACGATTATCCACGCACCCTGAAGCCCTTCTACATGCGGGTGAATGATGACGGCAGGACCGTCCGCGCCATGGACCTCCTTGTGCCCGGTATTGGCGAGATCATCGGAGGAAGCCAGCGCGAGGAGCGCCTCGAGGTTCTTCGGGAGAACATGGAGCGGCACCATCTCTCAGAAAAGGAATACTCCTGGTACGTCGATCTTCGTCGCTACGGTTCTGTGCCGCACTCCGGATTTGGGCTGGGATTCGAACGCATGCTCATGTTCGTCACTGGCGTGGCCAATATCCGCGACGTCATTCCCTTCGCCCGCACCCCGGGCAGCGCGGGCTTTTGA